In Pseudomonas sp. FP1742, the DNA window GCCGGCTGCGCCACCCCGCCGCCACCAGAGCCCGGCAGCGCTGCCAGCAAGGTCGTGGCCATGGGCAAGCTCAAGAACATCGTGGTCGGCGCTATGCGCGTGGCGCGGGAAAATGGCTTCATGACGGTCAATGCACAGCTGAGCAACACCAGCTACAACAACAAGACCTTCTACTACCGCTTTGCCTGGCTCGGCCCTGAAGGCTTCCCGGTTGCCGAAGAAGAAACCTGGAAAAGCCAGATGATGTACGGCGAGCAGACCAGTTTCATTCAGGCCATTGCGCCAACCGCCAAAGCCGTGGATTTCCGTCTCGAAATCAAAACGCCTTAA includes these proteins:
- a CDS encoding YcfL family protein yields the protein MRFKLITVVALALLAGCATPPPPEPGSAASKVVAMGKLKNIVVGAMRVARENGFMTVNAQLSNTSYNNKTFYYRFAWLGPEGFPVAEEETWKSQMMYGEQTSFIQAIAPTAKAVDFRLEIKTP